From Pedobacter indicus, a single genomic window includes:
- a CDS encoding dicarboxylate/amino acid:cation symporter: MAKTKKIALHTKILIGMIVGIVAGVIIKQLGLDPETLQTIIAWVEPVGQIFLRMVFMTVIPLVFAALVMGIAEIGDLKRVGRIGVRLLFYSLIVSSVSVFIGITLVNVFEPGHSLSPETRDYLTTEFKDQSDAASQNAEFAKERTVGDIVTNIVPKNPLADMVRAFDANYTGGGLLAVMFFALIFGIAMASVDEEKTVTLKAFFEGLYEVVIKIIGYAMQLAPYGVAALLFNLTVSVGASFLLVLLKYVLIVLAGLAIHQFVTYSIILKFFANRNPAEFFRKSSEIIITAFSTSSSNATLPTAISVSINKLKIPKPIANFVLTIGSTANQNGTALFEGITVLFLAQCFNVELSLMSQVTVVFLCILAGIGTAGVPGGSLPVIVTILVSIGVPGEAIGLIYGVDRILDMSRTVLNVTGDVTAAAYIQNIEDKSEFKSIGLEENP, encoded by the coding sequence ATGGCGAAGACTAAGAAAATAGCTTTACATACCAAGATTTTGATCGGCATGATTGTCGGCATTGTAGCAGGTGTCATAATCAAGCAACTGGGTTTAGATCCAGAAACATTACAAACCATAATTGCTTGGGTAGAACCGGTAGGGCAAATATTCTTAAGGATGGTCTTCATGACCGTAATACCTTTGGTGTTTGCTGCTTTGGTTATGGGTATTGCTGAAATCGGAGATCTGAAGCGCGTGGGACGAATAGGGGTGAGGCTCTTGTTCTACAGTTTAATTGTGAGTTCTGTTTCTGTGTTTATTGGGATAACCCTCGTTAATGTGTTTGAGCCCGGACACAGCTTGTCGCCCGAAACACGTGATTACTTAACAACCGAGTTTAAAGATCAATCTGACGCGGCTTCTCAAAATGCAGAGTTTGCCAAGGAACGGACTGTCGGCGATATTGTAACGAACATCGTGCCTAAAAACCCCTTAGCAGACATGGTAAGAGCTTTTGATGCGAACTATACCGGTGGCGGACTTCTGGCCGTGATGTTTTTCGCATTAATCTTTGGAATTGCCATGGCTTCGGTAGATGAGGAAAAAACCGTAACACTGAAGGCCTTTTTTGAGGGATTGTATGAAGTCGTCATCAAGATTATCGGTTATGCCATGCAGCTTGCTCCTTATGGTGTAGCCGCATTGCTTTTTAATTTAACTGTCAGCGTAGGAGCCTCGTTTCTACTTGTGCTACTTAAATACGTGTTGATTGTTCTGGCAGGTTTAGCCATCCATCAATTTGTTACCTATTCTATTATCCTTAAGTTTTTCGCTAATAGAAATCCTGCTGAATTTTTTCGTAAATCATCTGAAATTATCATTACAGCTTTTTCAACAAGCTCCAGTAATGCAACGTTACCTACCGCAATTTCAGTCAGTATCAATAAGCTGAAAATACCTAAGCCGATCGCGAACTTCGTTCTTACCATTGGTAGTACCGCCAACCAGAATGGTACCGCATTATTCGAGGGGATTACCGTGCTGTTCTTGGCTCAGTGCTTTAATGTCGAACTAAGTCTTATGTCGCAGGTAACGGTTGTTTTTCTGTGTATTTTGGCTGGTATCGGCACGGCTGGTGTGCCGGGAGGTTCTCTTCCGGTGATTGTGACAATATTGGTGTCCATCGGCGTTCCGGGCGAGGCAATCGGACTTATTTACGGTGTTGACCGCATCTTGGATATGTCAAGGACCGTATTGAATGTGACTGGCGATGTTACTGCAGCTGCTTATATTCAGAATATCGAAGATAAGTCTGAGTTTAAAAGCATCGGCCTGGAGGAAAATCCATAA
- the atpC gene encoding ATP synthase F1 subunit epsilon, with amino-acid sequence MTLNILTPDKLVFEGTVTSVTVPGTNGSFQILKNHAPIISTLSDGDVIINENNKEQIIGIKGGVVEVLDNKIIVLAEAVVD; translated from the coding sequence ATGACTTTAAATATTCTTACCCCCGACAAACTGGTATTTGAAGGAACGGTCACCTCCGTTACCGTTCCGGGCACAAACGGTTCCTTCCAGATTTTAAAGAACCACGCTCCCATCATTTCAACCCTATCGGACGGTGATGTCATTATCAATGAAAACAATAAAGAACAAATTATTGGTATTAAGGGAGGAGTTGTTGAAGTATTAGATAACAAAATAATCGTCTTAGCTGAAGCGGTAGTTGACTAG
- the atpD gene encoding F0F1 ATP synthase subunit beta yields MPNIGKIAQIIGPVVDVSFANGANLPKIYDALEIEKADGQRIVLEVQQHLGEETVRTIAMDSTEGLFRGMDVTDTEGPIKMPIGEEIKGRVFNVVGDPIDGFSKIEKSSGRSIHNTPPKFEDLSTESDVLFTGIKVIDLLEPYAKGGKIGLFGGAGVGKTVLIQELINNIAKAYSGLSVFAGVGERTREGNDLIREMLESGIINYGDKFMEGMEKGEWNLEDIDANALKDSKVTFVFGQMNEPPGARARVALSGLTIAEYFRDGDGEGTGRDILFFIDNIFRFTQAGSEVSALLGRMPSAVGYQPTLATEMGMMQERITSTKRGSITSVQAVYVPADDLTDPAPATTFAHLDATTVLSRKIAELGIYPAVDPLDSTSRILSAAILGDEHYNTAQRVKEILQRYKELQDIIAILGMDELSEEDKLVVLRARRVQRFLSQPFHVAEQFTGLKGVLVDIKDTIKGFNMILDGEVDQYPEAAFNLVGTIEEAIEKGKKLLAEAG; encoded by the coding sequence ATGCCCAACATTGGTAAAATAGCACAAATCATTGGTCCGGTAGTGGATGTTAGCTTTGCTAATGGAGCCAACCTTCCGAAAATTTACGACGCTTTAGAAATCGAAAAAGCAGATGGACAACGTATTGTTTTAGAAGTTCAACAACACTTAGGTGAAGAAACTGTACGTACGATCGCCATGGATTCAACCGAGGGTCTGTTCCGTGGAATGGACGTAACGGATACCGAGGGACCGATCAAAATGCCTATCGGCGAAGAAATCAAAGGCCGGGTATTTAACGTTGTAGGTGACCCGATTGATGGATTTTCAAAAATTGAAAAATCATCAGGTCGTTCTATTCACAATACCCCTCCTAAATTCGAGGATCTTTCTACCGAATCTGATGTTTTATTTACGGGTATCAAAGTAATCGATTTGCTAGAACCCTATGCTAAAGGTGGTAAAATTGGTTTATTTGGTGGTGCGGGTGTTGGTAAAACCGTATTAATTCAGGAGCTTATTAATAACATAGCGAAAGCCTATTCGGGTCTTTCTGTATTTGCGGGCGTGGGTGAGCGAACTCGTGAAGGAAACGATCTTATCCGCGAAATGCTTGAATCTGGAATTATCAATTACGGAGATAAATTCATGGAAGGCATGGAGAAAGGCGAATGGAACTTGGAAGACATTGATGCTAATGCACTAAAAGATTCGAAAGTAACCTTCGTTTTTGGTCAGATGAACGAGCCTCCTGGTGCACGTGCGCGTGTGGCCTTATCAGGTCTTACGATCGCCGAGTACTTCCGCGACGGAGACGGAGAAGGTACCGGAAGAGATATTCTTTTCTTTATCGATAACATTTTCCGCTTTACGCAAGCCGGATCAGAAGTATCAGCACTTTTAGGTCGTATGCCTTCTGCTGTAGGTTACCAGCCTACCTTAGCAACTGAGATGGGTATGATGCAAGAGCGAATCACTTCAACGAAGCGTGGATCCATTACATCTGTACAAGCAGTATATGTTCCGGCGGATGACTTAACAGACCCTGCACCGGCGACAACTTTCGCTCACTTAGACGCTACTACCGTATTGTCTCGTAAGATTGCAGAATTAGGTATTTATCCGGCAGTTGACCCTCTTGACTCTACTTCAAGAATTTTGAGCGCTGCTATTCTAGGTGATGAGCACTATAATACAGCACAACGAGTTAAAGAGATTCTACAACGCTATAAAGAACTTCAAGACATCATCGCTATCTTGGGTATGGATGAATTATCTGAGGAAGACAAGTTAGTGGTATTACGTGCACGTCGTGTACAGCGCTTCTTATCGCAACCGTTCCACGTAGCAGAGCAGTTTACCGGATTAAAGGGTGTTCTTGTTGATATCAAAGATACCATTAAAGGTTTCAATATGATTTTAGATGGAGAGGTTGACCAATATCCAGAAGCAGCGTTCAACTTAGTTGGTACCATTGAAGAAGCTATTGAAAAAGGTAAAAAATTATTAGCCGAAGCGGGATAA
- a CDS encoding SDR family oxidoreductase — protein MKKILVTGSNGFIGQELVNQILLRQDMNPIALSRGDNRIQHEKEFIYQSADVCDEEALKSVIEEYKPDTVIHTVALANVDQCEADPAECNRINVTPVQHLTRMAEQFGFHLIYLSTDFIFDGLNGPYKEEDEARPLNHYGASKYEAERIIQQSNSLWSIVRTILVYGAPRDRNRSNFVLWVKKSLENKQEIQVVTDHFRMPTLVDDLAEACLTIAAKRVTGIYHISSEELFSVYEIAQEVADFWNLDKSLLRPAKSTELASKVERPSYTGFNIDKAKEDLAFSPSSLKEGLEKIDHAFFR, from the coding sequence ATGAAGAAAATTCTTGTAACCGGAAGTAATGGTTTTATTGGCCAAGAGCTGGTGAATCAGATACTACTTAGACAAGACATGAACCCAATCGCGTTGTCTCGGGGGGATAATAGGATTCAGCATGAAAAAGAATTCATTTATCAATCTGCCGATGTTTGTGATGAAGAGGCTTTGAAGTCGGTCATAGAGGAATACAAACCCGATACGGTCATTCATACGGTGGCCTTGGCCAATGTGGATCAATGTGAAGCGGATCCTGCTGAATGTAACCGTATCAATGTTACTCCTGTACAGCATCTGACCCGAATGGCCGAACAATTTGGTTTTCACTTAATTTACCTTTCAACTGATTTTATATTTGATGGTTTGAACGGACCTTATAAAGAAGAGGATGAAGCACGTCCCCTTAATCATTATGGTGCCAGTAAGTATGAAGCTGAACGAATCATACAGCAATCCAATAGTCTTTGGTCGATTGTACGAACGATCTTAGTATATGGTGCGCCTCGCGATCGTAATCGTTCCAACTTCGTATTATGGGTGAAAAAGTCGTTAGAGAATAAACAGGAAATACAAGTAGTGACAGATCATTTTCGCATGCCGACCCTTGTAGATGACCTTGCTGAAGCCTGCCTAACTATTGCTGCTAAAAGGGTAACGGGAATTTATCATATCAGTAGTGAAGAACTTTTCAGTGTATATGAAATCGCGCAAGAGGTGGCTGATTTCTGGAATCTGGATAAATCGTTACTAAGACCTGCCAAATCAACTGAGCTTGCATCCAAGGTAGAAAGACCCTCATATACTGGGTTTAATATCGATAAAGCCAAGGAGGATTTAGCTTTTTCTCCATCCAGTTTAAAAGAGGGTCTTGAAAAGATAGACCATGCCTTTTTTCGCTAA